The genomic window ctaaatcattttaatgatgtgaCAAGCCAATGCACTGCTCTAGTGCTTTTCAGATTCCAGAGCCTTAGGCAGCCTCGAGCACTTGCTAAAAGTTTGTGATTTCTTTCTAAGGCCAGCGGTGGTTgttaaaaacagaaattcaacaaaattattttacatttctttcagAACTTGCACTCTGATATAAACATGTCTGATGCGTGAGTATACCTGCTTTTAGTGCACAAATGTATCTACTAAAATAATGACTTTCCTGtgttcatctcatttttttctctcctgttttatcaTCTACCCCTTCAACAGACCACCAGAAACTGGGGTGAGATGTTGTGataaaactgtaaattgttAATCTGTAAATTAATTCAAGATTGGAATGTCTACAGTATCATCATACCGCTTTATTGGGTTTAATTTGTTAGACACAactgtctttttattttgtttgttgtctcttAGAAAAAATCAAAGATTTCCTCAGGTCGGCGCCTGGGACTGAAGGTGAGAATAGTCTTGGGTAGGACACACGAGACATCAGAAAATCCTCTTTTCCATTTGTAGCATAAATGAATACTGATTTTTCAGCTGTTCCGTTAATGAATTCTTTCAGGGATTCTGTGCGTGACATGTGTAATACAAGGCTTCTTGTTGTACAAAATACATCACTCTGCTCATGTCTTTGTATTTACTATATGCTATTTGATAAAAGATATAAAAGTGGAGTATGGACATGAGTCAGTGATTAACTTCAGACAAACTGACTAATATCCATAAGGAACAGGAATACACCTGTACCACATAACTTGGTCTGGCTGGACAGGGTTTCCACAGTTCTCATAGTGGTTTACAGATGTGTTAACTTGGTGAAATAATATCTGACGTGCTGGCCCTCTGCAGATGAGAATGCTGTATACTGCCCAAGAGATGTTGATTgttgagaaagaagagaaacagaaagagagagatctcacGTTAAGTGAGAGAGTCCCACCCCTCCAGCTGTCTGGTCTGTCAGTGCAGGAGCTCCAGgtagagtaaaaaaaacataccatcGGTGGAATCATCCCTAAACCGACCATAGCATCATGACACACTTACAACGGCAGTCCAACGACAAGTCACAACAAGACTACAGTTTATTCCAGATGTAAAATTTAACATACAGGCCAATATAATCTGAGTTGACGACAGTTTGTCATCGTTCACCCCCCTGTTCCTCTAACAGGATTTGTGTCGGGACCTCCATCACAAAATCGATGTGGTTGATGAGGAGCGGTATGACATAGGAGTCAAAGtggcaaaaaatgacaaagaggtGTGTTAAAAACAGCCAGGCTCCAGCTCTCATAGGGTTTAtgtaaaagtcattttaaaaacctCTAAAGGAGTGTATCTCACATAGACTTAGTGTCACTGGATAAATCATGCCTGTATACTGGGTGAGTCATGCCTGTGTCACTGGTTGAATCAGGTCTGTGTATACTGGTTAATTCATGTCTGTGTATACTGGTTAAATCATGCCTGCGTGTATACTGAGCGGAAACACCACCTCCTCCCAGGAGCTCATACCAAACACTGGGCAGCTGGGCACACATGTACAGTATGTGAACAGCAGACAGTTTGTTGTGACAGATACAGGAGATGAGTCAGAAGATCTTTGAGTTGAAGAGTAAGCTGAAGAGACCAAACCTGAGGAGAGTGAAGCTGTCTGCTGAGGCCATGCTGAGCGTACTCCTGGGATCCAAACACACAACATCCATCGACTTCAAAGCCAACCTCAAGAGCGttaagaaagaggaagagaaggtgTGCCTGTCCTCTCAAAACATCAgcatacaaaaatatatatatatagtttaaCAGACCACTTAGATTCTTTTTTCTGACCTTTTACCCTCACCCCCTGACTACAGAAGGAGGAGGTGACAGACTGGCGTAAGAACGTGGAGGCTATGTCTGGTATGGAGGGCAGGAAGAAGCTGTTTGATGCTGCTGGTCAGTAAAGAGGTGAgtgtcacattcacacagactgactcagCACTGTAACCACTGTAAAATATCTCTACATAAGAATAAAGTGGGGCAGCACGGTGGTggagtgggtagcgctgttctccccgtgtctgtgtgggtttcctccgggagcttcGGTTTCCTCccgcagtccaaagacatgcaggttaggtgaattggagacactaaattgtccctaggtatgaatgtgtgtgtgtgccctgcgatggactggtgaccttttcagggtgtttccctgcctcttgtccaatgaacgctgggataggctccagcatcccatGCAACCCTAATCAAGATAAGCGGCGTTGAGAGGAGTGAACAATAAAGTCCATTCAACTTATCAGACACTATGCACTTAACAGACACTGTTTCCACTGAGATAACAAATTGTTTTAGTGTTCTCTCTCTAAAGGAAAAAACATCTTTCAGGTCACAGGCGAATGGAACAAGTTAAAGGAACACTTTCTTATCAGTGAAAAACTCACAGAACCAAGAGGACAGAACCTTCCAACCGCAtactggaacaaaaaaaaaaaaaacaaataaaaaaaaaagaaaaaaacagcaagaatgTGACACAGTTTTACACTTCATGTTAGGTACTTTCATGGGAATTTTctaatttaattcatttttaataatagTGAAATGCTATTATTAAATAGGATACTGGTATATGGTTTCATTGTAGTTAAGTAGTTGGTGATGCATGCAGTGGTCATGATTATGTAATATAAAGTGAAAATGTACTGATCTGTATATAACTGAGAGATGTATGGAAAGCCTGAATTAAAACACCTGACTGTGAATTCTGAATGGAGGATGTCTGTGCACTTTCTTTCACTGCCTGATGATGGCGCTCTATAACCACATACATGGTGGCGAAGAACCTTTAGTGTGGAGCTATGCTGCTGACAGTCATGGCCATGAAAAGGTCATAACTATACCATCAGTACCCACATAACCCACATGTCATAGAGTACATAACAACAGAGTACATTACAGCAGAGTGCATCACAACAGTTAGATGATTTTTGCCTGTCATTGTCATTTGACATTGttcaacacacactgtacacttcCACAATTCATACTTTAAGGTACTTAAAGGAACTTAATATAAAGATGGTCTGGACACCTCTTTCAAGACAggcatgtctttctttttctctctcattgtttcttATATTGGACAGTTATTATGTTTGTTAATTTTGTATGGACAgtgttttgagttttgaaaTGTTAGAGGTGTTTTTCCCAATTAACTTTTCAAACATACTTAGATACTTTTTTagatactttatttattttgccatgCAACAGTGTTGGTGGTAATTGTTTTGGTATAGCATGGTAGCTCAGTTCCAGTGCAAGCAGTAAGAGAGAAgcaagcacacagacaccatagatcagaacatttataaacatactgttatacattttaaataataataataataataataacaataagtCCTGAAACCTGCTGTGGAATGGAATGCTTCAGTCACCTGTTGTGTGGAGAACAATGCTCAGTGTACCACACAGTCATGCTGAAGGACAGACATACTGCATAGTTTGAGATGTACGACATTTCAGAGCAAGAATGTTGCAGACAGAAATCTATTTTAGAGGGTCCCTCACGAGCACACGAGAAACTATATATCTGCAGTTTAGTCAAGCAGAGCCACATCAAACCCCTCTCGCCATCATTTGAAAGGTAAGATCGCATTTACTGAAGTACTGGTTCATGAAGTTGTCAATTATATGTCATG from Chanos chanos chromosome 2, fChaCha1.1, whole genome shotgun sequence includes these protein-coding regions:
- the LOC115805900 gene encoding troponin I, slow skeletal muscle-like, producing the protein MPEKWLQKKSKISSGRRLGLKMRMLYTAQEMLIVEKEEKQKERDLTLSERVPPLQLSGLSVQELQDLCRDLHHKIDVVDEERYDIGVKVAKNDKEIQEMSQKIFELKSKLKRPNLRRVKLSAEAMLSVLLGSKHTTSIDFKANLKSVKKEEEKKEEVTDWRKNVEAMSGMEGRKKLFDAAGQ